The following coding sequences are from one Oncorhynchus clarkii lewisi isolate Uvic-CL-2024 chromosome 20, UVic_Ocla_1.0, whole genome shotgun sequence window:
- the LOC139376204 gene encoding N-acetyltaurine hydrolase: MSALSGKVQTVLGPIEPDQLGRTMTHEHLTMTFECCYFSPAPGDETVAQAPIQMNNLFWLKQNPYSSHENLLLLQETNAVREELHEYRKAGGGTIVENTTQGIARDLPCLKQLAKDTGVHIIGGAGYYVDATHSEATRKMTVEKLTDIIISEVLHGADGTEIRCGVIGEIGCSWPITDSEKKVLQATAHAQTELGCPVIIHPGRNPGAPAEIVRLLQEAGGDISKTVMSHLDRTIFDNGELLEFAKMGSYLEYDLFGTEMLNYVYNLEVDMPSDSQRVKALAFLVQEGYEDNIVIAHDIHTKNRLTKYGGHGYSHILKNIVPKMLRRGINQTQVDKILIDNPKRWLTFK; the protein is encoded by the exons ATGTCAGCACTGAGCGGTAAGGTCCAGACGGTGTTGGGTCCGATAGAACCCGACCAGCTGGGTAGAACCATGACCCACGAGCACCTGACCATGACCTTTGAGTGCTGCTACTTCTCTCCGGCCCCGGGGGACGAGACTGTTGCCCAGGCCCCCATCCAGATGAATAATCTATTCTGGCTGAAGCAGAACCCctacagcag CCATGAAaacctgctgctgctgcaggaGACCAATGCTGTGCGGGAAGAGCTGCATGAGTACCGAAAGGCAGGAGGGGGTACCATCGTAGAAAACACTACCCAGGGTATCGCCCGGGATCTGCCCTGCCTCAAACAGCTGGCCAAGGATACGGGCGTCCACATCATAGGAGGGGCGGGGTACTATGTGGACGCCACCCACTCTGAGGCCACCAGGAAGATGACCGTGGAGAAG CTCACAGACATCATCATCAGTGAGGTTCTCCACGGGGCGGATGGGACCGAGATCCGCTGCGGTGTGATTGGAGAGATCGGCTGCAGCTGGCCAATCACGGACAGTGAGAAGAAAGTGCTGCAGGCCACTGCACACGCTCAGACCGAGCTGGGCTGCCCAGTCATCATCCACCCAGGACGGAACCCTGGTGCACCGGCTGAGATAGTGCGTCTCCTGCAAGAAGCTGGAGGTGACATCAGCAAGACCGTTATGTCACACCTGGATAG GACCATATTTGACAATGGAGAGCTGCTGGAGTTTGCAAAGATGGGGAGTTACCTGGAATACGACCTGTTTGGAACAGAGATGCTGAACTATGTCTATAACCTGGAGGTGGACATGCCCAGTGACAGCCAAAGAGTCAAGGC CTTGGCGTTCCTGGTCCAGGAGGGATATGAGGACAACATTGTCATTGCCCACGACATCCACACCAAGAACCGTCTCACCAAGTACGGAGGGCACGGCTACTCACACATACTGAAGAACATCGTGCCCAAGATGCTGAGGAGAGGGATCAACCAGACCCAGGTGGACAAGATCCTCATAGACAACCCCAAACGCTGGCTCACATTCAAATGA